AGGTTAATATTTATTAAGAACTGTCCGCACAGTTGCGAAATATTGGTTTGTTCATGATTTAATTTTTTTTCAATGGTATTCACGATTGCTTCGCAGTTCAATCCTCTTTCTGATTTTTGATTTTGTCTTGGAAAATTCCACAAAATTATGCTGGTTTTTACGCATTGGAACCGAAAGATTTATCTTGGAATAGTTGAATAAATCCAGTTGGAGTTCTTTGCTGATGTACCCTCTGTCGCCGATTAATAAGCAGTTTTCAAAATTCTCCTTAATGTCGTGCAGATAGTTCACGTCGTGAACGTTTGCAGGGGAAAAATCAAACGAGTGGAAGATTCCATTTTTGTCACAAACCGCATGAAGTTTATAGCCAAAATACCTAGATTTTTGTGCGGCACAATATCCATATGCGGGTTTGATCTCATCCGTGGAACAGATTGCAGAACGATTTGCCCGACTTATTTTACAGATTTCAATTGGCGTGGAATCCACAATAAAGACATCGGTGAAATCCGAAAACTTGCTGCTCAAGGTTTCTCTGATTTTTTCAATGTAGGGAAAAAGTTTTCTTTTCCTTCTATTGTAGACACTCCTTTCAATTCTTCCCTCCAAATCAGTCCCTGAAATGTATCTAAATAACTGTAGTTCAGAGTTAATAGACATATATTCTGCGGTGAGGTTGAGTGCCACAAGTTCCAAATCAGACATTTTTGGAAGCCTAATTTACTTACTTGTAGTAATATATTTACAGGTGTTTGTCAATTCTTTTAAAATAATTTTGTAGTTTTGAATAAGATTATTCATGTATTTAATAACTTGGTAATCAATTAATATACGATTTTTTAATCAAATGGACAATCTTTTTTCTTTTTTAATTCCTAAATGCACAACAGGTAATACTTAATCTAATTTCAAAAACATATTATTATGGGAACAACATTTTTTAAAACTATCAAAAACACAGTTAAGCATTGGTATTTACCTTTAATTGTAGGTATTTTACTGGTGATTATGGGATTGTATATGTTTAGCATTCCACAAGCCACTTACCTGTCTCTGGTACTGTTTTTCAGTGCGTCATTTTTGGTTTTCGGGATTATGGAACTTGTGTTTGCAATACAAAACAAGGATAATCTGGACAATTGGGGCTGGTATCTGGTAGGTGCTTTGCTAGATCTTTTTGTAGGGATTATATTATTTTTTCAGCCGCAGGTGGCATTTGTTGCTTTGCCCTATTTTGTTGGATTTTCATTAATGTTCCGTTCTGTACAGGGGATTGGTTTTGCCTTTGATCTCAAAAGCTATGGCGTTTTGCAGTGGGGGAATCTGGCGCTGATCAGTTTTCTTGGCCTTATCGGGTCTGTTATTCTAATCCTTAATCCTGTCTTAGCCGGTATTTCTCTGGTTGTTATAACAGCTGTGGCATTTATTTTTGCTGGTATCTCTGCAATAGTTCTTGCATTCAATCTCAAAAAACTGAAAAACTATCCGAACAAAATCAGCAAAGAGTTGAAAGACAAAATTGAATCACTTAAAAATGAATATCATAATGAACTTAATAAATAAAACTTTTTCATAGGCATATTTATATTTTTTTCAGAAGTCATGCACAGTTTCTTCTTCATGGGTGATTGGTTTCCAAATCATGCCAGGTAAATTATTTTTACTCAATATAAATAACCTCTCGTATAGGCTTTTTTCATCCTAAGCCTGATCAGGAAAAGAAGAAATAGTGCTAATTTAGAGTTCCTAGAAAATTTTGTAATGAAAGTAGCACTGTTTATCCCCTGTTATATAGATCTGATTTACCCAAAAGTTGGGATCGCAACACTTGAGCTTTTGGAGCGATTGGGAGTAGAGGTTACAGTACCTCTGCAGCAGACCTGTTGTGGGCAGCCTATGGCCAACGAAGGCGATCAGAAACATTCTATAAGGACAGAAACTCAGTTTTGTGAAAATTTTAAGGATTTGAATTTTGATTATATCGTTGGGCCGGCAGGGAGTTGTGTCAAGCACGTCAAGCTCCATATGGATGCAATTCCGCAAACCGAAACTGTTACAGAAATCCGTCACAAAACTATAGAATTAGTAGAGTTTTTACACGATGTTCTCAAGATAGAAGAATTCCCTTGGGCAGATTTCCAGCATACGGTGGCTATCCATAATTCCTGCAGTTCTATCCGCGGCTTACACATTGCATCCCGTTTTGAGTGGCAGGAACCTTACTTTAATAAAACCGAAGATCTGTTAAAGAAGGTGTCAGGAGTTAAAGTAGAAACGATTGACAGGCCACAAGAATGCTGTGGCTTTGGCGGAACGTTCTGCGTTACCGATGAAGCGGTGAGTGCCAAGATGGGACAGGACAAAGTTGCTGATTACACAAGGCATAAAGTAGAATATGTAGTTTCGCCGGATATGTCTTGCCTGATGCATCAGGAAGGCATTGCCAAAAGAGAAAAATCAGACCTCAAATTTGTACATATTGCTCAGGTTTTGAATAACGGACCATTCTAAAAATCACAAACAATGGGAAAAGTAAACGTAGAAGATAACGCCCGCAAGTTCATCAAGCAGGATGATGTTCACGAGGCGCAACACGACAAGAATCTTTACAATACAATTATCAAGCGTGGTAAAGTATCCTCTGAGATCCCGGAATGGGAAGAGCTTAGAAATCTGGCTTCGCAAATTAAGGAACATGCGCTGACGCATTTGGATCACTACATAGACCAGTTTGCAACAAAAGCAGAGGAAAACGGTATCACAGTTCATTTTGCAAAAGATGCCGATGAACACAACGCTATTGTTTTTAATATTCTGAATTCTCACGGCGCAAAGCGCATCATCAAAAGCAAATCGATGCTGCAGGAAGAATGCGGGATGACGCCTTTTCTTGAAGAAAGAGGAATTGATGTCCTGGAGACCGATCTGGGTGAGCGAATCCAGCAACTATCGGGTGAGCGCCCAAGTCATATTGTAATGCCTGCCATCCAAAAAACGACAGAAGATATTGCCAAACTATTTGCAGATAAAATTGGTACGGATCCCAACGATGATGATCCGCATTCTCTCGCAGAAGCAATGAGGAACAATGCCCGGCCCAAATTTTTGGTGGCAGATGCCGGGATGACAGGCGCCAATTTTGCCATTGCCGAAACCGGTACTTTTGTAGTCTGTACTAATGAAGGTAATGCCGATCTTACCGCAAGCATTCCGCCACTTCATATTGCAAGTATTGGTATAGAAAAGATCCTGCCGAAGGTAGAAGATCTGGGTGTTTTTATCAGACTACTTTCCCGCAGTGCTTTAGGAACGCCGGCGACACAATATACGTCTCATTTTTCAGGCCCAAGAGAAGGATCTGAGATGCACATTGTACTCACAGATAATGGCAGGAGCAAACGATTGTCTATGGACAAATTCTGGTATTCTCTCAAATGTATCCGTTGTGGCGCCTGTATGAATACCTGCCCGGTGTACAGAAGGAGTGGCGGATTGTCTTATGGTGCTACTTATTCCGGCCCGATTGGGATTATTCTGGATCCTACTTTTGATGAAGACACCTATTCAGAATTACCTTTCCATTCATCGCTTTGCGGCTCCTGTACAGAGATCTGCCCCGTTCATATTAATATTTTGGACCAGATTATCGAGTGGCGAAAAGTGATGATGGAGAAAAAGAAAACACCTTTTGGCAGAAGGCTGGCATTTGCTGCTGCCGACAGATTTCTGGGCAGTGCAACTGCTTTTAAAATGATGGAAAAGACCACTTACAATATGCTGAATATTCTCCCAAAATCTCTATTGGAAAACAGCACGTTGGATCCTTGGGTAGAAGACCGTGAATTGCCTGACGTGAAAAAAGAAACCTTCAGAGACTGGTACAAAAAAAACCGAAAAAACAATGACTAAAGAAGAATTACTGAGTTCGGTAAGAACCAATCTTGCTAACCGCGAAAAAGTGGATTATCCCGCCATCCCGGATTATAAAAAGCCAGGGACAGATCTTAAAGCTGTTTTTGAAATTAACGCCAAAATTGCTGCCGTCGATTTTTATGATGTCGCATCGGTAGAAGAAGCGCAGGAAATTATGCGAAAAAAGCTTCCTGATGCTAAGGTCACTTGCTCTGCAACGCCTGAATGGAGAGGGAATAAAGATATACACGTGCAAAAGCCCGCGGATCTGAATGATGTGGATTTGGGTATTTTCCGTGCAGAGTTTGGTGTGGCGGAGATGGGAATGGTCTGGGTCACCGAAAAATCTCTGGTTACCAATTCATTAGGTTATTTATCTCAACACCTCGCTGTTTTGCTGGATCCTGAAGATTTGACCGAAAATATGCATACCGCCTACAAAAGAGTAGATTTTCCACACTCACATTATGGCTGTTTTGTGATGGGGCCATCTGCAACAGCGGACATCAGCGCCGTTTTGGTACACGGTGCACAGGGCGCACGGACATTGACTTTGTTCTTTCTGAAAAAACCTGTGCCCTAAAATGACAATTAACGGAAAGCTTTACAGCAACATCCTTTTGGTTTTTGCTCTGGAATCAGAAGCCGGAAAAGAATTTGATAGTTTTAATAAATTGTTTGTTGGTGTAGGAAAAATTAAAGAGACTTATCATCTATCAAAAGCCATTCAAAAATCTAAGCCAGATCTCATAATCAATTTGGGAACCGCAGGAAGTACAGTTTTTGACAGAGGAAGTATTGTTAACTGCAACCGTTTTATCCAGCGGGATATGGATGTAAGAGCATTGGGTTTTAAGAAATTTGAGACGCCATTTTCTGATGAACCAATTCTTTTGGAATATGGAATTAAAACAAGCCATCTCCCGAACGGGATCTGCGGTTCCGGCGACCAATTCGAAATGGAACATAATAACCCCGAATACAACGTTATTGATATGGAAGCTTTTGCACTTGCGAAAGTCGCCGAGCAGGAACAGATCGATTTTATCTGCCTCAAATATATCTCTGACGGTGCCGATGGCAATGCTGCTGATGATTGGACTCAGGAAGTGAAAAAAGCGTCGAAGGCATTAGGTCAAGCATTGCAGGGTTTAACATAAAAACCAGCCAATTCGGCTGGTTTTTATATCATTTTATATAAAAAACCTGTTGTGCATTTAGCACAAATTAATTTTTAACTTATTCAAACTTCTCTTGAAGACGAAAAAATTTAGATATTGAATCATGGTAAAAGAAGTTATTTTTGATACTATTCTTGTTGCCAAACCTTAAAAGGTTTTTGCGAGGTTAATATTTATTAAGAACTGTCCGCACAGTTGCGAAATATTGGTTTGTTCATGATTTATTTTTTTTCAATGGTATTCACGATTGCTTCGCAGTTCAATCCTCTTTCTGATTTTTGATTTTGTCTTGGAAAATTCCACAAAATCATGCTGGTTTTTACGCATTGGAACCGAAAGATTTATCTTGGAATAGTTGAATAAATCCAGTTGGAGTTCTTTGCTGATGTACCCTCTGTCACCGATTAATAAACAGTTTTCAAAATTCTCCTTAATGTCGTGCAGATAGTTCACGTCGTGAACGTTTGCAGGGGAAAAATCAAACGAGTGGAAGATTCCATTTTTGTCACAAACCACATGAAGTTTATAGCCAAAATACCTGGATTTTTGTGCGGCACAATATCCATATGCAGGTTTGATCTCATCCGTGGAACAGATTGCAGAACGATTTGCCCGACTTATTTTACAGATTTCAATTGGCGTGGAATCCACAATAAAGACATCGGTGAAATCCGAAAACCTGCTGCTCAAGGTTTCTCTGATTTTTTCAATGTAGGGAAAAAGTTTTCTTTTCCTTTTATTGTAGACACTCCTTTCAATTCTTCCCTCCAAATCAGTCCCTGAAATGTAAAATCGTCCACATGGATCCACGGAAAATATTGCTTACCGCTGCCAACAGGTGAAGCAAGATGAAGATTGGTTAATTTTTTTAAAGGTTCCAGAAATCCACCATGGGCGGAAATTACAGGAGAAATTCTAAGTTTTACAATTCTTTCCGAAATTGCTTCGAACCGGTTTGCGGATTCTTCCAACAAGCCACAAACTTCCGTAAGAAAATCTTTTTTTTGCGGTTCATCATTTTCCGTAGCAGCTTTTTCATCGTTCCAGTCACCGTAATAATTAATTCCTGAAGCCGAAATAAATGACTGTAGTATAATATTTTTTTCTTTTACCTTTTTCTCTAAAAACAGGGCAGAATCCACGCGAGAATTGATGATTTCCTTCTTGTATGCCGTAGTCCACCGTTTCGCAATTGTTGCGCCCGCCAAGTGGATGATGCTGTGAATACCTTCCATAGCACCTTCTTCCAAATAGTGATTTTCATAATCCCAGACGAATTCATGCTCGAAAATATTTTGTTTTTTCCTCACCAGGCAATGTGCAATATAACCTCTTTCCTTAAGCGCAGAATACAATTTTTTCCCGACCATTCCGCTAGCTCCCGTGATTAAAATTTTTTTCATTTTAATTTTTTTAATGTTGATGGGATTTAGATTAAATTATTAATTTCCGTAATGTCAGAATCTTTGTATTGGTGATAGACATTAAAATGAAATTCGTTTAATTTTCTTAATGTTTTAAGTAAATTATTCTTTTCATCACTATCTAATTTTGCAGATAAAACTCTGGAAGTGATGCTTACAGATTCAACGGATTGATGAAAATACTGTTTGCCAAGTTCGGAAATTTTCAATCGGGTTACCCGCTTATCTTTGCTGTCCGAAATTTCCACCAGAAGGTTGTTTTTTACTAATCTTCTGATGATTTCAATTCCTGTCTGTTTTTCATGCGCGTTCTTTTCTACCAGTTGCATTTTGGTTAGCAAGGGTTCGTCCATAATTCTGTAGAGGTAGGTGAACTCTTCATTGTATAATTCCGGAAAATCTTGCAGACCTCTGCGAATCATCTGTTTTGTAAAACGAGACAACAGGATCACTTGCTTGGCAATTTCATTTTCTAAATCGTTGACCTTCTTTTGCTCACTCTCCGAGATAAAGCGTGGACTTTGACTTTTGTAAAATTTGTCATTTAAAAAATTACGAAAATCCTCAATGGTGGAATCGTTTTTAGAGCTTCCGGAATTTTCAAATTCTTGAACTTCTAAAAGTAAATTGATAAAAAAATTGGTATTCATGATTAAGAGATTAAAAATAGAGGTTCTGAATTTGGTTTTGCATAAGACAATTTCGCAATTTTTTCCGGTACAAAATACGTAACTAATCCGTAATTCATCAGTGTGTTTTCTAGGTTTACAAATCCGTCTTTCTCTAAACGGGAAGGCTTAACAACCAGATGTTGGATTTCGCCGATGACTTATCCATGTTATTTATAAAACTCTTGCTCTGTGGTGTTTAAATCTTTAGTAAATAGGTAAATATTTTTTGGACGCTCGCCATGAATCAAAATATAGTCGGAATAAGCTTCGATAATGCTGTCTTTTGTGATTGTTTGTGTTTTCATTTTATATGTGATTTATATATTTGTAAAATATTTTACAAATATAAAAATAAAAGTATATATTTGGACAATTATTTTACTCATGAAAAAAGCTATAATTATTGGGTCCGGTTTTTCATCATTATCTGCGGCGTGCTACCTCGGAAAAGCGGGACTTCATGTAACCGTTTTGGAAAAAAATGAACAGCTGGGAGGAAGGGCTTCCATGATGGAGATTGATGGATTCAAGTTCGATATGGGACCGAGTTGGTATTGGATGCCTGATGTTTTCGAACGTTTTTTTGCTGATTTTGGAAAAAGCGTAGCGGAATATTATACGCTTGAAAAACTTTCTCCGGCATACCGAGTGGTTTTTGGTAAAAATGATTTCATTGATATAGAGGATACACCAGAAAAAATTATCCAAACTTTTGAAAGTATTGAAAAAGGTTCTGGAAAGCATCTGAAAAAATTCATGAGTGAATCGCAAGAGAATTATGATATCGCTATGAAGGATTTGGTTTATCAGCCGGGGCTTTCAGTAACGGAATTGGTATCGTGGGAAACAGCAAAGCGACTAGGTCTCTTCGTAAAAAATATCAGTCAGCAAATCCGAAAAAATATAAAAAATCCAAAGCTGAGAAGCATTTTGGAATTTCCCGCCCTGTTTTTGGGTGCTAAACCCAAAGATACACCAGCCTTTTATAATTTTATGAATTATGCAGACTTTGGTTTGGGAACCTGGTATCCGAAAGGCGGTTTTAATGCCGTTGCTTTAGGGATGGTGAAGCTGGCCAAGGAATTAGGTGTGGATTTCAAGACCAATGCTGCGGTGCAGTCTATACAGACAGAAAATGGTAAGGTAGTGAGTGTTTCTACGGAAAATGAAACCTTCGCTGCCGATGTTTTTGTATCGGGAGCGGATTATGCCCACACTGAAAATTTACTGCAGAATAACAGAAACTACAGCGAAGAATATTGGAAAAAGAAAACTTTTGCGCCCAGTTCGCTGCTTTATTATGCTGCTTTTGATAAGAAGGTTGAAAGTTTGGAACATCATAATCTATTTTTTGACACCGATTTTGAACAGCACGCTGAGGAAATTTACGACACGATGACATTCCCGAAAGCTCCGTTGTTCTACGCTAATTTTTCCAGCAAAACCGACAGCTCCCTTTGTCCGGAAGGTAAAGAAATTGGATTTTTCCTTATTCCGACTGCAGTGGATTTAGAAGATTCGGAAGAGATCCATGAGTATTACTTTAATTTAATCTTAGATAGGATTAAGGATTCAACCGGGGAAGATCTGAGGCCGAAGATTTTATTCAAAAAAAGTTTTGGAACCCAAGATTTCAAAAATCGCTATAATTCTTGTCGGGGAAACGCTTATGGTTTAGCAAATACATTAATGCAAACATCTGTTCTTAGACCCTCCATAAGAAATAAAAAATTAGATAATTTCTTTTATACAGGCCAATTAACCGTTCCTGGTCCTGGGGTGCCGCCCGCATTAATTTCCGGAAAGGTGGTAAGTGAATACATTTTAAGCAAAGGAAAATTTAATTAATAAAGAAGATCATTATGAATAATTTTCAAAAATTCAATAAAATTTCAGATTGTACTTCTCAGTTGGTAACCAAACAGTACAGCACTTCTTTTTACTGGGCCTCTTCGTTATTCAGTCGGGACATTCGTCAGCATATTTATAATATTTATGGCTTCGTACGGTTTGCTGATGAAATAGTGGATACCTTTCATGACTATAATAAGCAGAAATTGCTTAATGAGTTCGAACGAAATTACAGAGAAACTTTAGAAAACGGAATTTCACTTAATCCTGTGATTCAGTCATTCTGCAGAACTCAAAAAGAAAATAATATTCCACAGGATTTGGTAGATGCATTTCTATATTCCATGAAAATGGATTTAGGCGAGATTAAAGATTTAAATGATGAATTGTATAATCTCTACATTTATGGAAGTGCAGAAGTGGTGGGATTAATGTGTTTAAAAGTCTTTGTGAAAACGAAAGAGGACTACGAAAAATTGAGACCTTATGCACAAAATCTTGGTGCAGCTTTTCAAAAAATCAATTTTCTTCGGGATATTTCCGCTGATTACAACGATTTGAATCGCACCTATTTCCCCAATGTGAATTTTCTGGAATTTTCAGAAAGAGAAAAAACAGAAATAGAGTTAAATATTAAGAGCGATTTTGAAAAGGCGCTAATCGGGATCAAGATGCTTCCTTTATCAAGCAGAAGTGCAGTTTTTATGGCGTATAAGTATTACCTCAGTCTATTCAAAAAGATCAAAAAACAGCGGGCAGAACACCTTATGAAAAGTAGAATCCGTGTTTCTAACGCAAGGAAAATTTATCTGATGGGAGAGATGCTTTTAACTAAGAATTTATATTTTATTCGATGAAATTTTTGGTCATAATATTTACGCTGATGTGCCATATTATTTTTGCTCAAAACCTTAAAGAGCTGAGAAGTTATTTAATTAAAGGTGAAAAAACTTCAGTTGCAGCAATACAATTGATGGAAAAGTCTGAGGCGCTTTTTAAACAAAATAAATTGCCTATCTATCAGGGTTTTTACAGTGTCGGACAATTTTTCATGGCCAAGCACGCTGCCAATCCTTTTAAAAAATTATCCTATTTTAATGAAGGAAGAAAAAGCCTAAATCATGCAATTAATAGCGATTCGAAAAATTTGGAATTGAGATTGTTCAGACTGATGATCCAAGAACAGGCACCAGCTTTTCTGAATTATACCGATAATATTAAAGAAGATCGGTCATTTATCCTGAAAAAGTATGAAAATGAAACGGACGAAGATTTGAAGATTTTCATTAAAAAATATTTAAAAAAATGATTCTACTATATTTGGCAATAACAGTGGCTACTTTTGTAGCAATGGAAGGCATTACATGGCTGACGCACAAATACATCATGCATGGATTTCTCGGCTGGTATTTTCACGAAGATCATCACCAACCTGGCTATCCACACGTTTTCGAGAAGAACGATTTTTTCTTTGTGGTTTTTGCTATCCCTTGTATGATTTTGTTTTATCTCGGCACTGTGGAAGGGATTACATGGTTAGCGTTTTTAGCAGCGGGAGTTTTACTCTACGGAATTTGCTATTTTTTGGTGCATGATGTACTGATACACCGAAGATTTAAATGGTTTGATAAAGTGGACCATTGGTACTTCAGAGCGTTGAGAAAAGGACATAAAATTCACCACAAACATTTAGGAAAAGAGGATGGCGAGTGTTTTGGAATGCTGTACGTTCCCAAAAAATATTTTATTGAAGCCAGAAAAATGCGTAAATAGTTGATTAATAATTTTTTGTTGGACTTTTTACCTTAATGATTAACGGTGAACTAACCATTATTATGGAGAAATATTACTACATTCTTTTGAATATCGCGACATTTTCAGTGCCGTTTTTTTTTAGTTTTGAAAAGAAGTGGATGCATTTTGCGCGATTTTGGAAACCCTATTTTCTGGCAATTATCAGCGTTGGGTTATTCTTTATTATTTGGGACGTCTTCTTTGCATATTCCGATATTTGGGGATTCAACGATCAGTACTTATTAGGATTTAGAATTTTGAAATTGCCTGTAGAGGAATGGCTGTTCTTTCTTCTAATTCCTTATTCCAGTAATTTTATCCATTACTCACTGGAATATTTCTTTCCAAGATTACAGTTAAGTAAAATAACTACTCAGATCATCAGCATCGCGCTACTAATTATTTCATTGGGAGTTGTGCTGGGTAATTATGATCGATTGTACACATTGTGCAGTTTCGGTTTATTTGCCTTGCTCATGTTGGCTCAAATCATCTGTCAGTGGAAATATGCCCGACGTTTTTATCTAAGTTTTATCCTGATTTACATGCCATTTTATTTTGTAAATGGCGCTTTGACGGGAAGTTATTCGGCAAATCCCGTAGTTTATTACGATAATGCGGAAAATCTGGGAATTCGTGTGGGAACCATGCCACTGGAAGATTCTTTCTATTGTTTTTCGATGCTTTATAGCAGCGTATTGCTTTTTGAATTTTTGAAGAAAAAAATGAATTTAGATCAACCGATTAGAATCAGTCATGGACATAAAAATAACTAAACAATCCGGCATTTATACCTTAACTTCTAGACAGGTTTTGCCAATGCCCCTGGAAAAAGCATGGGCATTTTTCTCTTTGCCGCAAAATTTAGACAAAATTACCCCAGATGATATGGCGTTTTCCATCACCAATAATCCACCAAATTATACCTATCAGGGACAAATCATTGCCTATAAAATAGGAGTTTTTCCTTTGGTTAAAAATAATTGGGTAACGGAAATTACGCACCTGAAAGAAGGCGAGTTTTTTGTCGACGAACAACGTTTCGGGCCTTATGCGATGTGGCACCACGAACACCATTTTGAAGAACTGCAAG
The sequence above is a segment of the Chryseobacterium taklimakanense genome. Coding sequences within it:
- a CDS encoding MarR family winged helix-turn-helix transcriptional regulator; amino-acid sequence: MNTNFFINLLLEVQEFENSGSSKNDSTIEDFRNFLNDKFYKSQSPRFISESEQKKVNDLENEIAKQVILLSRFTKQMIRRGLQDFPELYNEEFTYLYRIMDEPLLTKMQLVEKNAHEKQTGIEIIRRLVKNNLLVEISDSKDKRVTRLKISELGKQYFHQSVESVSITSRVLSAKLDSDEKNNLLKTLRKLNEFHFNVYHQYKDSDITEINNLI
- a CDS encoding lycopene cyclase domain-containing protein encodes the protein MEKYYYILLNIATFSVPFFFSFEKKWMHFARFWKPYFLAIISVGLFFIIWDVFFAYSDIWGFNDQYLLGFRILKLPVEEWLFFLLIPYSSNFIHYSLEYFFPRLQLSKITTQIISIALLIISLGVVLGNYDRLYTLCSFGLFALLMLAQIICQWKYARRFYLSFILIYMPFYFVNGALTGSYSANPVVYYDNAENLGIRVGTMPLEDSFYCFSMLYSSVLLFEFLKKKMNLDQPIRISHGHKNN
- a CDS encoding phytoene/squalene synthase family protein; this encodes MNNFQKFNKISDCTSQLVTKQYSTSFYWASSLFSRDIRQHIYNIYGFVRFADEIVDTFHDYNKQKLLNEFERNYRETLENGISLNPVIQSFCRTQKENNIPQDLVDAFLYSMKMDLGEIKDLNDELYNLYIYGSAEVVGLMCLKVFVKTKEDYEKLRPYAQNLGAAFQKINFLRDISADYNDLNRTYFPNVNFLEFSEREKTEIELNIKSDFEKALIGIKMLPLSSRSAVFMAYKYYLSLFKKIKKQRAEHLMKSRIRVSNARKIYLMGEMLLTKNLYFIR
- a CDS encoding (Fe-S)-binding protein; the encoded protein is MKVALFIPCYIDLIYPKVGIATLELLERLGVEVTVPLQQTCCGQPMANEGDQKHSIRTETQFCENFKDLNFDYIVGPAGSCVKHVKLHMDAIPQTETVTEIRHKTIELVEFLHDVLKIEEFPWADFQHTVAIHNSCSSIRGLHIASRFEWQEPYFNKTEDLLKKVSGVKVETIDRPQECCGFGGTFCVTDEAVSAKMGQDKVADYTRHKVEYVVSPDMSCLMHQEGIAKREKSDLKFVHIAQVLNNGPF
- a CDS encoding 5'-methylthioadenosine/S-adenosylhomocysteine nucleosidase family protein — encoded protein: MTINGKLYSNILLVFALESEAGKEFDSFNKLFVGVGKIKETYHLSKAIQKSKPDLIINLGTAGSTVFDRGSIVNCNRFIQRDMDVRALGFKKFETPFSDEPILLEYGIKTSHLPNGICGSGDQFEMEHNNPEYNVIDMEAFALAKVAEQEQIDFICLKYISDGADGNAADDWTQEVKKASKALGQALQGLT
- a CDS encoding sterol desaturase family protein, whose product is MILLYLAITVATFVAMEGITWLTHKYIMHGFLGWYFHEDHHQPGYPHVFEKNDFFFVVFAIPCMILFYLGTVEGITWLAFLAAGVLLYGICYFLVHDVLIHRRFKWFDKVDHWYFRALRKGHKIHHKHLGKEDGECFGMLYVPKKYFIEARKMRK
- a CDS encoding lactate utilization protein B, which produces MGKVNVEDNARKFIKQDDVHEAQHDKNLYNTIIKRGKVSSEIPEWEELRNLASQIKEHALTHLDHYIDQFATKAEENGITVHFAKDADEHNAIVFNILNSHGAKRIIKSKSMLQEECGMTPFLEERGIDVLETDLGERIQQLSGERPSHIVMPAIQKTTEDIAKLFADKIGTDPNDDDPHSLAEAMRNNARPKFLVADAGMTGANFAIAETGTFVVCTNEGNADLTASIPPLHIASIGIEKILPKVEDLGVFIRLLSRSALGTPATQYTSHFSGPREGSEMHIVLTDNGRSKRLSMDKFWYSLKCIRCGACMNTCPVYRRSGGLSYGATYSGPIGIILDPTFDEDTYSELPFHSSLCGSCTEICPVHINILDQIIEWRKVMMEKKKTPFGRRLAFAAADRFLGSATAFKMMEKTTYNMLNILPKSLLENSTLDPWVEDRELPDVKKETFRDWYKKNRKNND
- a CDS encoding HdeD family acid-resistance protein; its protein translation is MGTTFFKTIKNTVKHWYLPLIVGILLVIMGLYMFSIPQATYLSLVLFFSASFLVFGIMELVFAIQNKDNLDNWGWYLVGALLDLFVGIILFFQPQVAFVALPYFVGFSLMFRSVQGIGFAFDLKSYGVLQWGNLALISFLGLIGSVILILNPVLAGISLVVITAVAFIFAGISAIVLAFNLKKLKNYPNKISKELKDKIESLKNEYHNELNK
- a CDS encoding SRPBCC family protein, which translates into the protein MDIKITKQSGIYTLTSRQVLPMPLEKAWAFFSLPQNLDKITPDDMAFSITNNPPNYTYQGQIIAYKIGVFPLVKNNWVTEITHLKEGEFFVDEQRFGPYAMWHHEHHFEELQDGKVLMTDIVNFKLPMGFVGDLVAGFFVKNKVRKIFESRFRILGDLFPGLSS
- a CDS encoding NAD-dependent epimerase/dehydratase family protein codes for the protein MKKILITGASGMVGKKLYSALKERGYIAHCLVRKKQNIFEHEFVWDYENHYLEEGAMEGIHSIIHLAGATIAKRWTTAYKKEIINSRVDSALFLEKKVKEKNIILQSFISASGINYYGDWNDEKAATENDEPQKKDFLTEVCGLLEESANRFEAISERIVKLRISPVISAHGGFLEPLKKLTNLHLASPVGSGKQYFPWIHVDDFTFQGLIWREELKGVSTIKGKENFFPTLKKSEKP
- a CDS encoding LutC/YkgG family protein, with the translated sequence MTKEELLSSVRTNLANREKVDYPAIPDYKKPGTDLKAVFEINAKIAAVDFYDVASVEEAQEIMRKKLPDAKVTCSATPEWRGNKDIHVQKPADLNDVDLGIFRAEFGVAEMGMVWVTEKSLVTNSLGYLSQHLAVLLDPEDLTENMHTAYKRVDFPHSHYGCFVMGPSATADISAVLVHGAQGARTLTLFFLKKPVP
- a CDS encoding phytoene desaturase family protein; amino-acid sequence: MKKAIIIGSGFSSLSAACYLGKAGLHVTVLEKNEQLGGRASMMEIDGFKFDMGPSWYWMPDVFERFFADFGKSVAEYYTLEKLSPAYRVVFGKNDFIDIEDTPEKIIQTFESIEKGSGKHLKKFMSESQENYDIAMKDLVYQPGLSVTELVSWETAKRLGLFVKNISQQIRKNIKNPKLRSILEFPALFLGAKPKDTPAFYNFMNYADFGLGTWYPKGGFNAVALGMVKLAKELGVDFKTNAAVQSIQTENGKVVSVSTENETFAADVFVSGADYAHTENLLQNNRNYSEEYWKKKTFAPSSLLYYAAFDKKVESLEHHNLFFDTDFEQHAEEIYDTMTFPKAPLFYANFSSKTDSSLCPEGKEIGFFLIPTAVDLEDSEEIHEYYFNLILDRIKDSTGEDLRPKILFKKSFGTQDFKNRYNSCRGNAYGLANTLMQTSVLRPSIRNKKLDNFFYTGQLTVPGPGVPPALISGKVVSEYILSKGKFN